The Candidatus Gracilibacteria bacterium genome window below encodes:
- a CDS encoding lytic transglycosylase domain-containing protein yields the protein MKLQQLLLHERITTYFLILAISVIFFVVIVSRLPYASFRGDKISLSPLDINMGQLDFAGESVIVDQSSNPLGLEKLEQELLINRFSLYQFLLYHKRSAQYFPYIESYLSESEVPEDFKYLAVAESGLQYDALSPAGARGIWQLMPETARQYGLRVDKYIDERLNFERSTRVATKYLLDLKKKFGNWTLAAAGYNRGLSGLQRDMDAQPTAKNYYDLILNSETGNYIYRVVAIKYLMQNRWQLFSPETLGDIFQVPNTTTLTLQGPIADLRVYCLAHDIDYQELRELNPWILSYVLPDGPWDVKLLLK from the coding sequence ATGAAATTACAACAACTTCTCCTCCATGAACGAATAACGACGTATTTTCTTATACTTGCCATTTCTGTTATATTTTTTGTTGTCATTGTATCGCGTCTTCCTTATGCCAGCTTCCGGGGTGATAAGATCTCTCTCAGTCCTCTCGACATCAATATGTGACAGCTTGATTTTGCTGGCGAGTCAGTTATCGTCGACCAATCATCTAATCCGCTCTGACTCGAAAAGCTCGAGCAAGAGCTTCTCATAAATCGCTTTTCACTGTACCAGTTTCTTCTCTACCATAAACGTTCGGCACAGTATTTCCCCTATATAGAATCCTATCTCTCGGAGAGTGAAGTACCTGAAGATTTTAAATACCTTGCTGTCGCAGAAAGTGGCTTGCAATACGATGCTCTGAGTCCTGCGGGTGCACGAGGGATATGGCAACTGATGCCAGAAACCGCTCGGCAGTATGGTCTCCGTGTCGACAAGTATATTGATGAACGATTGAATTTTGAGCGCTCCACGAGGGTAGCAACCAAATATCTCCTCGACCTCAAGAAGAAATTTGGCAATTGGACACTTGCTGCTGCCGGGTATAATCGCGGGCTTTCTGGTCTTCAGCGAGATATGGATGCACAACCAACTGCCAAAAATTATTATGACCTGATTCTTAATTCTGAAACGGGGAACTACATCTACCGAGTTGTTGCTATCAAATATTTGATGCAAAATCGTTGGCAACTTTTTTCACCAGAAACCTTAGGAGATATCTTCCAGGTACCAAATACGACCACTCTGACGCTCCAAGGACCTATTGCTGACCTCCGTGTCTACTGTCTCGCTCATGATATCGATTATCAAGAATTGAGAGAGCTGAATCCATGGATTCTGAGCTATGTCTTGCCAGATGGGCCGTGGGATGTGAAACTACTTCTCAAATAA
- a CDS encoding glycosyltransferase, which yields MISFIIPTLREESVIGKTLEWLSTYRGEKEIIISDGGSDDKTLEIAKKYTDKIIVYQGEKRQTIGMGRNLGASIASGEYFVFLDADVTIFHPDEFFAEALRILEITPNSVALTGPMRVLPEMETWADRIIFGALGYLFMFMNNVLHTGGASGEFQMVRQDAFKKVGGFDEELIGGEDKNHFEKLAKIGRTLSARRLTVYHTGRRAHKIGWPKLLLTWGIAILPSRIQKKVLKEWTVIR from the coding sequence ATGATCTCCTTTATAATACCGACACTTCGAGAAGAATCAGTGATCGGAAAAACCCTCGAATGGCTGTCAACATATAGAGGAGAAAAAGAGATTATCATCTCAGATGGCTGAAGCGATGATAAAACTCTCGAAATTGCCAAAAAATATACCGATAAGATCATTGTGTATCAAGGTGAGAAACGCCAAACCATTGGGATGGGGAGAAATCTCTGAGCCAGCATTGCCTCTGGAGAATATTTTGTATTTCTCGATGCCGATGTGACTATTTTCCATCCAGATGAATTCTTCGCTGAAGCATTGAGAATACTAGAAATTACACCAAATTCTGTCGCACTCACAGGACCAATGCGAGTATTGCCAGAGATGGAAACATGGGCAGATAGGATTATTTTTTGAGCCCTAGGATATCTGTTTATGTTTATGAACAATGTTCTTCATACTGGGTGAGCATCAGGTGAATTTCAGATGGTCCGACAAGACGCATTTAAAAAAGTAGGTGGCTTTGATGAAGAGCTTATAGGATGAGAGGATAAAAATCATTTTGAAAAATTAGCAAAAATAGGTCGTACACTCTCGGCCCGCCGTCTCACTGTCTATCATACTGGACGCCGTGCACACAAAATAGGTTGGCCAAAACTCTTGCTTACATGGGGTATTGCGATATTACCGAGCCGTATCCAAAAAAAAGTCTTAAAAGAATGGACAGTAATCCGTTAA
- a CDS encoding HemK family protein methyltransferase, whose translation MSDFPEEYRDGYVLFFGHRCLVDSRALIPRIETEELVKYALRLLEQRPSIGCIADIGTGSGVIPVSLAHTIQRNIEIIATDLSQDALDLAHENFERVSNPHLKHLSLLQGDLAMPLIQHFYNNPPVEILITANLPYVLAREVVGDLLYEPKMAFLGGETTGFELYERFFQQLHTWEYRPTTCHIVIEFGLWQRDIAETVIAQYGWEYTFFADLRGIERFCHILIERR comes from the coding sequence ATGTCTGATTTTCCCGAAGAATACCGTGACGGATATGTCTTATTTTTTGGGCATCGTTGTTTGGTGGACTCTCGAGCCCTTATCCCACGAATAGAGACAGAAGAACTCGTCAAATATGCTCTTCGTCTTCTGGAACAACGCCCAAGTATTGGGTGTATAGCTGATATTGGGACGGGAAGTGGTGTGATTCCTGTCTCACTGGCGCATACAATACAAAGAAATATAGAAATTATCGCGACCGATCTCAGTCAGGATGCGCTTGATCTTGCGCATGAGAATTTTGAACGTGTTTCAAATCCGCACCTCAAGCATCTTTCACTCCTTCAAGGGGACCTGGCAATGCCACTTATACAGCATTTTTATAATAATCCACCAGTAGAAATCCTGATAACAGCAAATCTTCCCTATGTGCTGGCTCGAGAAGTCGTCGGAGACCTTCTCTATGAACCAAAAATGGCATTTCTTTGAGGGGAAACAACAGGGTTTGAGCTGTATGAACGGTTTTTCCAGCAGCTTCATACTTGGGAATATCGGCCTACAACGTGTCATATTGTGATAGAATTTTGACTCTGGCAACGCGATATCGCTGAAACTGTCATCGCGCAGTATGGCTGGGAATATACTTTTTTTGCTGACCTGCGTGGTATCGAACGGTTTTGTCATATTCTTATTGAGAGACGATAA
- a CDS encoding VTT domain-containing protein, producing the protein MSTLPAFAAYALEFPTYKYLLICVGVAIEGPLLMIACGFLLTFGALDFLPLYVSILAGDLMGDAAWYAIGRYFLDPFLHRFGRYFWVSKELLNQVKPLFKKFHTRILFFSKITLGFGASIATLITAGATHIPLKKYLAINFLGEILLVLVLLGIGYSFGSAYAQIEEELKYYFLIGIILIVPTLVFSITRYFKHKLLDTGSPL; encoded by the coding sequence ATGTCCACCTTGCCAGCTTTTGCGGCATACGCTCTCGAATTTCCTACCTACAAATATCTCCTTATCTGCGTCGGAGTTGCTATTGAGGGCCCTCTGTTGATGATTGCTTGTGGTTTTTTGCTGACATTTGGAGCGCTAGATTTTTTACCACTCTATGTGAGTATTCTTGCAGGGGATTTGATGGGCGATGCGGCTTGGTACGCCATTGGGCGATATTTTCTCGATCCTTTTCTCCATCGATTTGGGCGATATTTCTGGGTTTCAAAAGAGTTGCTCAATCAGGTCAAGCCCCTTTTCAAAAAATTTCATACTCGCATTCTCTTTTTCTCAAAAATTACACTCGGCTTTGGAGCATCAATAGCCACACTGATAACTGCTGGCGCTACCCATATACCCCTTAAAAAATATTTAGCCATTAACTTTCTCGGAGAAATACTCCTCGTATTGGTATTACTAGGAATTGGATATTCCTTTTGATCCGCTTACGCACAGATCGAAGAAGAGTTAAAATACTATTTTTTAATTGGTATAATACTTATCGTGCCAACACTTGTTTTTAGTATAACTCGCTATTTCAAGCATAAACTCTTAGACACATGATCTCCTTTATAA
- the trpB gene encoding tryptophan synthase subunit beta: MKTFTQTHILPDIHGNFGQYGGRFVPPQLEPILQEIATTYDRVKNDPEFIQELTYLHKHFTGRPSPIYHLKNLSAQLGGAQIYLKREDLNHTGAHKINHCLGEALLAKKMGKKKLIAETGAGQHGVALATAAALVGLECDIYMGEADMEKEYPNVVRIKILGAQIIPVKSGFRSLKEAVDEAFMAYISDPVTQFYAIGSVVGPHPFPAMVRDFQSIVGQEAREQILEQTNKLPDYLVACIGGGSNAIGLFSAFLDDEGVKMIGVEPAGSGPQIGQHAATLTYGKPGIIHGFKCYVLSDGEGNPAPVHTIASGLDYPGVGPEHSYLKDIGRVQYTTIDDNEAIEAFKTLSRTEEIIPALESAHAVAHAIKMAPDLPNNQIIVVNLSGRGDKDIDFIMQKYGDRF; the protein is encoded by the coding sequence ATGAAAACCTTTACACAAACTCACATACTTCCTGATATACATGGGAATTTTTGACAATATGGAGGACGATTTGTCCCTCCTCAATTGGAGCCAATTTTACAGGAAATTGCTACAACGTATGATCGCGTTAAAAATGACCCCGAATTTATTCAGGAACTCACTTATCTACACAAGCATTTTACTGGACGCCCCTCTCCTATCTATCATCTCAAAAATCTTTCTGCCCAATTAGGTGGTGCTCAGATATATCTCAAAAGAGAAGATCTCAATCATACAGGAGCACACAAAATCAATCACTGTCTTGGGGAAGCACTTCTTGCAAAAAAAATGGGAAAGAAAAAACTCATCGCAGAAACTGGAGCGTGACAACACGGGGTAGCACTTGCAACTGCTGCTGCATTAGTCGGACTTGAGTGTGATATCTATATGGGTGAGGCCGATATGGAAAAAGAATATCCGAACGTGGTGCGTATCAAAATCCTCGGTGCTCAAATAATCCCTGTAAAATCAGGGTTTCGAAGTCTCAAAGAAGCAGTCGATGAGGCATTTATGGCCTATATTTCTGATCCTGTAACCCAATTCTATGCCATCGGATCTGTGGTCGGCCCTCATCCATTTCCGGCTATGGTGCGTGATTTTCAGAGCATTGTCTGACAAGAAGCCAGAGAACAAATACTCGAACAAACTAACAAACTGCCTGATTATTTAGTTGCTTGCATAGGTTGAGGGTCAAATGCTATAGGACTTTTTAGTGCCTTTTTAGATGATGAGTGAGTAAAAATGATTGGCGTCGAACCTGCTGGTTCTGGACCACAAATAGGGCAACACGCAGCCACATTAACGTATGGAAAGCCCGGAATAATACACGGGTTCAAGTGTTATGTGCTCTCAGATGGAGAAGGAAATCCGGCTCCAGTGCATACCATTGCCTCAGGGCTCGATTATCCATGAGTATGACCAGAGCATTCATACCTCAAAGATATTGGTCGTGTCCAATATACAACCATCGATGACAATGAAGCAATTGAGGCATTTAAAACTCTTTCTCGAACAGAGGAGATAATCCCTGCACTTGAAAGTGCACATGCTGTTGCTCATGCAATAAAGATGGCTCCCGATCTTCCGAATAATCAAATTATTGTAGTGAATCTTTCAGGCAGAGGCGATAAAGATATTGATTTTATAATGCAAAAGTATGGCGATAGATTTTAA
- the dprA gene encoding DNA-processing protein DprA, whose protein sequence is MNHFFFALLHSLGLSHKKLALISPEKVENFYEGVSIQKLLQIGIIEDAAIKIVDKKNVLNVERIEGLLREKNIRIIHKDDEEYPQLLINIPDAPTILYVRGKLPDHDALISVVGSRRHSGYAQSCLEKILPDLIRSGYTIVSGGAYGIDSLAHEITLKNKGQTLVVFGAGIDVVYPVTHARLFEDVIAGGGALISQFPLGTLAEPYNFPLRNTVVAGMSRGTLIAEAGEDSGTLITARLALEYNRDVFIIPADITREGARGSNALVRDGLGKLIMSAEDILSEYQIVDKQLSLLTTMRPDFADEIQENLYEILCRDSCNMESLVEITGYDLPLVMNALSLMEIEGILQNSGGMYRIG, encoded by the coding sequence ATGAATCACTTCTTTTTTGCTCTTCTCCATTCGCTCGGTCTGAGTCACAAAAAACTCGCCCTTATTTCGCCTGAAAAAGTCGAGAATTTCTATGAAGGTGTCAGCATACAAAAACTCCTTCAAATAGGCATTATCGAAGATGCTGCTATAAAGATAGTCGACAAAAAAAATGTTCTCAATGTCGAACGTATTGAAGGTCTTTTACGAGAAAAAAATATTCGGATCATTCATAAAGATGATGAAGAATATCCACAACTTCTCATCAATATTCCGGATGCACCGACAATTCTCTATGTCCGTGGAAAACTCCCAGATCATGATGCTCTCATTTCTGTGGTTGGTTCACGGAGGCATTCGGGCTATGCTCAGTCCTGCCTTGAGAAAATACTGCCTGATCTGATACGTTCGGGCTATACTATCGTAAGCGGCGGTGCTTATGGCATAGATTCTCTGGCACATGAGATTACGCTCAAAAACAAGGGGCAGACTCTAGTTGTATTTGGTGCAGGTATCGATGTGGTATACCCTGTAACACACGCACGGCTCTTCGAGGATGTTATTGCAGGTGGTGGGGCACTGATTTCCCAGTTTCCTCTCGGGACACTGGCAGAGCCCTATAATTTCCCACTCAGAAATACTGTCGTAGCAGGTATGAGTCGTGGCACATTGATTGCTGAGGCAGGAGAGGATTCCGGAACCCTCATTACGGCCCGTCTTGCGCTCGAATATAATCGGGATGTTTTTATTATCCCAGCGGATATCACACGCGAATGAGCTCGGGGAAGTAATGCGCTGGTTCGTGATGGTCTAGGAAAACTGATTATGAGTGCTGAGGATATCCTCAGCGAATATCAGATAGTAGACAAACAGTTGTCGCTCCTGACGACTATGAGACCTGATTTTGCTGATGAAATACAGGAAAACCTGTATGAAATATTGTGTCGAGATTCGTGCAATATGGAGTCTTTGGTTGAGATAACGTGATATGATCTACCACTCGTTATGAATGCCCTTTCCCTGATGGAAATAGAGGGGATTCTCCAAAATTCTGGGGGGATGTATCGAATTGGTTAA
- the uvrB gene encoding excinuclease ABC subunit UvrB translates to MLFSLISPYQPTGDQPEAIRQLVESLQVPNRYQTLQGVTGSGKTFTMANIIQKLQRPTLVIAHNKTLAAQLCQEFREFFPHNAVHYFVSYYDYYQPEAYIQKTDTYIEKDSAINDEIDRLRHAATEALLTRKDVIIIASVSCIYGIGSKEEYLGGVMHFQVGETYTLKDLIDRLVALQFERGTLEFTQGMFRVLGDTLQIFPASQEQYYSLEFFGTKLEAIRVLQPITSHVLESVPSLEIFPASHTVTSPSHVKAITPAILHELQERIKYFQEKGNIVAAERIKTRVEYDLEMMGEVGYVKGIENYSRYLDGRNPGDPPMTLIDYFPKNFLTFIDESHMTLSQIRGMFAGDKARKVMLIENGFRLPSAYDNRPLFFEEFEAKINQFVCVSATPGVSDIEQGGPMVEQIIRPTGLLDPEIAVERMDKLVESLLENIRTAVEHNERALITAVTKKSSEDLAAYLKEQGIKAHYLHSEIDTIERLKILKDLRTGVVDVIVGVNLLREGLDLPEVSFIGIVDAHKQGFLRSTQSLIQIVGRAARNSNGHVIFYSHEGIISRSMQETMDITSRRRATQIVYNTKHGITPTTIISSIKDLGFKDKTQPVEVPKGISQEAYIKRLELEMDVAAANLDFEKAAEIRDTILSISWKG, encoded by the coding sequence ATGCTTTTTAGTCTTATCAGCCCTTACCAGCCAACCTGAGATCAGCCAGAAGCTATTCGGCAGCTCGTTGAAAGTCTTCAAGTGCCGAATCGATACCAGACCCTTCAAGGAGTTACTGGGTCTGGGAAAACCTTCACAATGGCAAATATTATTCAAAAACTTCAAAGACCAACCCTTGTTATCGCTCATAATAAGACGCTCGCAGCCCAGTTGTGCCAGGAATTTCGAGAGTTTTTCCCTCACAATGCAGTTCATTATTTTGTGAGCTACTATGACTACTATCAACCAGAGGCCTATATCCAAAAGACAGACACCTATATCGAGAAAGATTCAGCGATCAATGATGAGATAGACCGTCTGCGTCATGCGGCGACTGAAGCACTTCTGACTCGAAAAGATGTTATCATTATCGCCTCCGTGAGCTGTATCTATGGTATCGGGAGCAAGGAAGAATATCTCGGAGGAGTGATGCATTTTCAGGTCGGGGAAACATACACGCTCAAAGACCTTATTGATCGGCTTGTAGCCCTTCAGTTTGAGCGATGAACACTGGAATTCACACAAGGTATGTTTCGGGTTCTCGGAGACACACTTCAGATATTTCCTGCGAGCCAAGAACAGTATTATAGTTTGGAGTTTTTTGGAACAAAACTGGAAGCAATACGTGTCTTACAGCCCATCACATCGCACGTCTTAGAATCAGTTCCTTCACTCGAGATATTCCCCGCTTCTCATACGGTTACGAGCCCAAGTCATGTCAAAGCTATCACACCTGCAATTCTCCATGAGCTCCAAGAACGTATCAAATATTTCCAAGAAAAAGGCAATATCGTCGCTGCAGAAAGAATAAAAACTCGTGTCGAATATGATCTGGAGATGATGGGAGAGGTGGGATATGTCAAAGGAATCGAGAACTACTCTCGCTATCTCGATGGTCGCAATCCATGAGATCCGCCGATGACGCTGATAGACTATTTTCCGAAGAATTTCCTGACCTTCATCGATGAATCACATATGACACTGTCACAAATTCGAGGCATGTTTGCTGGGGATAAGGCACGAAAGGTGATGCTGATCGAAAATGGCTTTCGTTTGCCGAGCGCGTATGATAATCGACCCCTCTTTTTCGAGGAATTTGAAGCAAAAATCAATCAATTTGTCTGTGTCTCAGCTACCCCTGGAGTTTCTGATATTGAACAAGGTGGTCCGATGGTGGAACAAATTATTCGACCGACAGGACTTCTCGACCCAGAAATCGCTGTCGAACGTATGGATAAACTGGTCGAAAGTCTCCTCGAGAACATCAGAACTGCTGTCGAACATAATGAGCGTGCCCTTATCACAGCGGTCACAAAAAAATCGAGCGAAGATCTCGCCGCCTATCTCAAAGAACAAGGCATAAAAGCCCACTATCTCCACTCTGAAATAGATACCATCGAACGACTCAAGATACTCAAAGATCTCCGAACAGGCGTTGTGGATGTGATCGTAGGAGTCAATCTCCTCCGAGAGGGGCTTGATCTCCCTGAAGTATCCTTTATTGGTATCGTCGATGCTCATAAACAGGGCTTTCTACGCTCTACGCAGTCTCTGATTCAGATTGTCGGTCGTGCCGCGAGAAATTCTAACGGACATGTTATTTTCTATTCCCATGAAGGAATTATTTCTCGCTCAATGCAAGAAACGATGGACATCACATCTCGTCGTCGAGCCACCCAGATAGTGTATAATACCAAACACGGTATTACTCCTACCACTATTATCTCTTCTATCAAAGATCTCGGGTTTAAAGATAAAACGCAACCTGTCGAGGTGCCAAAAGGTATCTCGCAAGAAGCATATATCAAACGTCTCGAACTCGAAATGGACGTCGCGGCTGCCAATCTCGACTTTGAGAAAGCGGCAGAGATTCGTGATACAATACTGTCTATCAGTTGGAAGGGGTAG
- a CDS encoding S41 family peptidase, with translation MTKNILFFFAGILLSGFFIGMQGNFVQNVVGSPFTKDFLNITQEITHTLSPFFPQRDTKKTEDALLKTFVASLGDPHTTYIPQKEVLSFQTMVEGDFEGIGAYIEDSPNGVFIAGTLPGSPAQISGLLPGDFIQDIDGKTTFTMTADEAVLLIRGPAGTPVTLSIFSTVLSIKKQVTLIRQKLELPIITEELIGDTLFIHLLSFNDYSGRDMEKVLQKYQGKYKKILLDLRDNGGGTLSAAVDISSLFFAAPKIVSTTDGKNPQKYVSKGKIDVDIPVYILVNGQTASAAEILASALHEHLKAPIFGTQTYGKGSVQEIFSLSNGAEIKVTVAHWLTASGEKLDGKGITPDTMILPKIQDLIVGKDGQKEEALALIQKGNWKVGQK, from the coding sequence ATGACAAAAAATATACTTTTTTTCTTTGCGGGTATTTTACTTTCAGGATTTTTTATAGGAATGCAGTGAAATTTTGTGCAAAACGTCGTTGGAAGCCCCTTCACAAAGGATTTCCTCAATATCACTCAGGAAATCACACATACCCTATCTCCATTTTTCCCCCAGAGAGATACTAAAAAGACAGAAGATGCTCTTTTAAAAACCTTCGTTGCCTCACTCTGAGATCCGCACACTACCTATATACCTCAGAAAGAAGTGCTTTCATTTCAGACAATGGTGGAAGGGGATTTTGAGGGCATCGGTGCGTATATAGAAGATAGTCCAAATGGCGTTTTTATCGCGGGGACACTCCCCGGATCACCAGCACAAATATCTGGGCTTCTTCCTGGCGATTTTATTCAGGATATTGATGGCAAAACAACCTTTACTATGACAGCTGACGAAGCAGTGCTTTTGATACGATGACCCGCAGGAACCCCGGTGACACTCAGTATTTTTTCCACAGTGCTTTCTATCAAAAAACAGGTCACCCTTATTCGCCAAAAACTCGAGCTCCCTATTATCACAGAAGAACTCATAGGGGACACACTCTTTATTCATCTTCTTTCCTTTAATGATTATTCATGACGAGATATGGAAAAAGTACTTCAAAAATATCAAGGAAAATATAAGAAAATCCTTCTCGATCTCAGAGATAACGGAGGGGGGACGCTCAGTGCGGCCGTTGATATCTCTTCACTCTTCTTTGCGGCTCCAAAAATAGTGTCTACAACCGATGGTAAAAACCCACAGAAATATGTTTCCAAAGGGAAAATAGATGTCGACATTCCTGTCTACATTCTTGTCAACTGACAGACAGCATCGGCGGCCGAAATTCTCGCTTCAGCACTCCATGAACATCTTAAGGCCCCTATTTTTGGGACACAAACCTATGGGAAAGGGTCTGTACAGGAAATATTTTCCCTTAGTAATGGCGCTGAGATAAAGGTTACTGTGGCTCATTGGCTGACAGCTTCTGGTGAAAAACTCGATGGGAAAGGTATCACACCAGACACTATGATTCTCCCAAAAATCCAAGATCTCATAGTCGGAAAAGATGGACAAAAAGAGGAAGCCCTTGCTCTGATACAGAAAGGAAATTGGAAAGTTGGTCAAAAATAA
- a CDS encoding Trp family transcriptional regulator: protein MSFQKSLRENIIKELSRHTADLDGFLEDILSPQEIETIDERIKVMHALVAGKTQREIAEDLDISITTVSRGSRILQYGRIKEGWRK, encoded by the coding sequence ATGTCCTTTCAGAAATCACTCAGAGAAAATATTATCAAAGAACTGTCTCGGCATACAGCTGATCTGGATGGTTTTTTAGAGGATATTCTCAGCCCGCAAGAAATCGAAACGATCGATGAACGTATCAAAGTCATGCACGCGCTCGTGGCAGGAAAGACCCAACGAGAGATAGCGGAAGATCTGGATATTTCTATTACAACTGTCAGCCGTGGCTCTCGGATTCTCCAGTATGGACGTATCAAAGAGGGGTGGCGCAAGTAA